From a single Brassica oleracea var. oleracea cultivar TO1000 chromosome C5, BOL, whole genome shotgun sequence genomic region:
- the LOC106294523 gene encoding uncharacterized protein LOC106294523 isoform X2, translating into MFRSVVRITSRNFNLNRRSLIPNDAVSHFPSPPSASAATLIPSLDHAHRRRFSSSKSTKSSITKTKKSEGKKSKSKGGESGAAAGAEDGEFGGSAGDDLEAGRAKRLADDEKTPSLDVGPNGRPLFTPRDVTLSKLSQKDIGSYFNFDEAALKAVLPEGLASGIEDEFKESWRPALLVRKSFLDLRDNFRRIADPPMWPSEGGVKPKKQIILDGPVKSGKSIALAMLVHWARDEGWLVLYAPKGRDWTHGGYFYKNQHTGFWDTPLQAESILKDFVKFNEPRLRELRCNVYDPIVLGEGAGVGYLKGQETMPIPEDSTLYDLVQMGINSTHAAVSVVVRLRKELSLVKDVPVLIAIDQYNNWFTFSEFEEPVTPRSCRPIHARELTTVNAFRSMMHDDMMVGAFSHSTAVGKLRKDLPDVPADARQNFPRYSLDEAEAVCYYYLRQRLVRREVFSEENWKKIYYLANGNGAEMRWLVPFMR; encoded by the exons ATGTTTAGATCCGTCGTGAGAATCACCTCCAGGAATTTCAATCTCAATCGGAGATCTCTGATTCCAAACGACGCCGTTTCTCATTTCCCTTCCCCTCCTTCAGCTTCCGCAGCAACACTCATCCCTAGCTTAGACCACGCTCATCGCCGCCGCTTCTCATCTTCCAAGAGCACGAAATCTTCCATCACCAAGACGAAGAAGTCCGAAGGCAAGAAATCCAAATCCAAAGGCGGCGAATCCGGCGCCGCCGCCGGAGCCGAGGACGGAGAGTTCGGCGGCTCCGCTGGAGACGACCTCGAGGCGGGTCGCGCCAAGAGGCTGGCTGATGATGAGAAGACTCCGTCTCTGGATGTAGGTCCTAATGGGAGACCTCTGTTCACTCCCAGAGATGTTACGCTCTCGAAGCTCTCTCAGAAGGATATCGGCTCCTACTTCAATTTCGA TGAGGCAGCGTTGAAAGCAGTTCTGCCGGAGGGGTTGGCTTCAGGGATTGAAGATGAGTTTAAAGAATCATGGAGACCTGCGTTGCTTGTGAGGAAGAGTTTCTTGGATCTCAGGGATAACTTCAGGCGCATTGCTGATCCTCCCATGTGGCCTAGTGAGG GGGGTGTGAAGCCTAAGAAGCAGATTATCTTGGATGGTCCTGTTAAGAGCGGAAAGAGCATTGCTTTAGCGATGCTTGTTCACTGGGCACGTGACGAAGGCTGGCTAGTTCTGTATGCACCCAAAGGCCGTGACTGGACTCATGGAGGCTACTTCTACAAGAATCAACATACAGGCTTTTGGGACACTCCTCTTCAAGCTGAGAGTATTCTCAAG GATTTTGTCAAGTTCAATGAACCTCGCTTGAGGGAGTTGCGGTGCAACGTCTATGATCCCATCGTGCTTGGAGAGGGTGCGGGTGTAGGATATTTGAAAGGGCAAGAGACTATGCCAATTCCCGAGGATTCAACTCTGTATGACCTTGTGCAAATGGGGATTAATAGCACTCACGCTGCTGTTAGTGTCGTTGTGCGACTTAGGAAAGAACTCTCACTCGTTAAAGATGTTCCAGTCTTGATTGCAATTGATCAA TATAACAATTGGTTTACGTTCAGTGAGTTTGAAGAGCCCGTGACACCACGTTCTTGCCGACCTATACATGCCAGAGAACTTACGACG GTGAATGCTTTTAGGAGCATGATGCATGATGATATGATGGTGGGTGCATTCTCACATTCAACAGCAGTAGGTAAACTACGCAAAGACTTGCCAGATGTTCCAGCCGATGCTCGTCAGAATTTCCCTCGTTATAGTTTAGATGAAGCAGAAGCTGTCTGCTATTACTACCTTCG
- the LOC106294523 gene encoding uncharacterized protein LOC106294523 isoform X1, whose amino-acid sequence MFRSVVRITSRNFNLNRRSLIPNDAVSHFPSPPSASAATLIPSLDHAHRRRFSSSKSTKSSITKTKKSEGKKSKSKGGESGAAAGAEDGEFGGSAGDDLEAGRAKRLADDEKTPSLDVGPNGRPLFTPRDVTLSKLSQKDIGSYFNFDEAALKAVLPEGLASGIEDEFKESWRPALLVRKSFLDLRDNFRRIADPPMWPSEGKGGVKPKKQIILDGPVKSGKSIALAMLVHWARDEGWLVLYAPKGRDWTHGGYFYKNQHTGFWDTPLQAESILKDFVKFNEPRLRELRCNVYDPIVLGEGAGVGYLKGQETMPIPEDSTLYDLVQMGINSTHAAVSVVVRLRKELSLVKDVPVLIAIDQYNNWFTFSEFEEPVTPRSCRPIHARELTTVNAFRSMMHDDMMVGAFSHSTAVGKLRKDLPDVPADARQNFPRYSLDEAEAVCYYYLRQRLVRREVFSEENWKKIYYLANGNGAEMRWLVPFMR is encoded by the exons ATGTTTAGATCCGTCGTGAGAATCACCTCCAGGAATTTCAATCTCAATCGGAGATCTCTGATTCCAAACGACGCCGTTTCTCATTTCCCTTCCCCTCCTTCAGCTTCCGCAGCAACACTCATCCCTAGCTTAGACCACGCTCATCGCCGCCGCTTCTCATCTTCCAAGAGCACGAAATCTTCCATCACCAAGACGAAGAAGTCCGAAGGCAAGAAATCCAAATCCAAAGGCGGCGAATCCGGCGCCGCCGCCGGAGCCGAGGACGGAGAGTTCGGCGGCTCCGCTGGAGACGACCTCGAGGCGGGTCGCGCCAAGAGGCTGGCTGATGATGAGAAGACTCCGTCTCTGGATGTAGGTCCTAATGGGAGACCTCTGTTCACTCCCAGAGATGTTACGCTCTCGAAGCTCTCTCAGAAGGATATCGGCTCCTACTTCAATTTCGA TGAGGCAGCGTTGAAAGCAGTTCTGCCGGAGGGGTTGGCTTCAGGGATTGAAGATGAGTTTAAAGAATCATGGAGACCTGCGTTGCTTGTGAGGAAGAGTTTCTTGGATCTCAGGGATAACTTCAGGCGCATTGCTGATCCTCCCATGTGGCCTAGTGAGGGTAAAG GGGGTGTGAAGCCTAAGAAGCAGATTATCTTGGATGGTCCTGTTAAGAGCGGAAAGAGCATTGCTTTAGCGATGCTTGTTCACTGGGCACGTGACGAAGGCTGGCTAGTTCTGTATGCACCCAAAGGCCGTGACTGGACTCATGGAGGCTACTTCTACAAGAATCAACATACAGGCTTTTGGGACACTCCTCTTCAAGCTGAGAGTATTCTCAAG GATTTTGTCAAGTTCAATGAACCTCGCTTGAGGGAGTTGCGGTGCAACGTCTATGATCCCATCGTGCTTGGAGAGGGTGCGGGTGTAGGATATTTGAAAGGGCAAGAGACTATGCCAATTCCCGAGGATTCAACTCTGTATGACCTTGTGCAAATGGGGATTAATAGCACTCACGCTGCTGTTAGTGTCGTTGTGCGACTTAGGAAAGAACTCTCACTCGTTAAAGATGTTCCAGTCTTGATTGCAATTGATCAA TATAACAATTGGTTTACGTTCAGTGAGTTTGAAGAGCCCGTGACACCACGTTCTTGCCGACCTATACATGCCAGAGAACTTACGACG GTGAATGCTTTTAGGAGCATGATGCATGATGATATGATGGTGGGTGCATTCTCACATTCAACAGCAGTAGGTAAACTACGCAAAGACTTGCCAGATGTTCCAGCCGATGCTCGTCAGAATTTCCCTCGTTATAGTTTAGATGAAGCAGAAGCTGTCTGCTATTACTACCTTCG
- the LOC106294525 gene encoding ACT domain-containing protein ACR11 translates to MVATSSASGSALCFTDASSSPAIRRDLGSFCLPPSTITFGFVDKPIINLQRLRLSGLKPRAANATAVENGKQDSDEVPTPVVIVDQDSDPDATVVEVTFGDRLGALLDTMNALKNLGLNVVKANVYLDSSGKHNKFAITKADSGRKVEDPELLEAIRLTVINNLLEFHPESSSQLAMGAAFGVLPPTEQVDVDIATHIKIEDDGPDRSLLYIETADRPGLLVELVKMITDISVAVESGEFDTEGLLAKVKFHVSYRNKALIKPLQQVLANSLRYFLRRPSTNDSSF, encoded by the exons ATGGTGGCTACGTCCTCTGCTTCTGGTTCTGCTCTTTGTTTCACTGATGCTTCTAGTTCTCCCGCTATCAGACGTGATCTTGGATCTTTCTGTCTTCCTCCTAGCACAATCACGTTTGGATTTGTCGATAAGCCTATTATAAATCTTCAGCGACTCAG ATTATCGGGGTTGAAGCCTCGAGCAGCAAACGCTACTGCTGTGGAG AATGGTAAGCAAGATTCTGACGAAGTTCCAACTCCAGTGGTCATAGTCGACCAAGATTCTGACCCTGATGCAACCGTTGTTGAAGTAACATTCGGAGACCGTCTCGGAGCTCTACTTGATACT ATGAATGCGCTGAAAAACTTGGGTCTGAATGTCGTCAAGGCTAATGTCTACCTCGATTCGTCTGGCAAACACAACAAATTTGCCATTACTAAAGC GGATAGTGGAAGAAAAGTAGAAGACCCTGAGTTGCTCGAGGCCATCCGTCTCACTGTCATAAACAATTTGCTTGAGTTTCATCCT GAATCAAGTTCTCAGTTGGCAATGGGAGCAGCTTTTGGTGTTCTTCCACCAACTGAACAG GTTGATGTGGACATTGCAACACATATCAAAATTGAAGATGATGGACCAGACCGCAG TTTACTGTACATAGAAACAGCGGATAGGCCTGGACTATTAGTTGAGCTGGTGAAGATGATTACAGATATCAGCGTAGCTGTCGAATCTGGAGAGTTCGACACCGAG GGTTTGTTGGCTAAGGTTAAGTTCCACGTAAGTTACAGAAACAAAGCCCTAATCAAGCCTCTTCAGCAG GTTCTTGCCAATAGTCTGAGGTACTTCTTGAGGCGTCCATCTACTAACGACTCCAGTTTCTGA
- the LOC106294526 gene encoding ubiquitin-conjugating enzyme E2 36-like, with amino-acid sequence MANSNLPRRIIKETQRLLSEPAPGISASPSEENMRYFNVMILGPTQSPYEGGVFKLELFLPEEYPMAAPKVRFLTKIYHPNIDKLGRICLDILKDKWSPALQIRTVLLSIQALLSAPNPDDPLSENIAKHWKSDEAEAVETAKEWTRLYASGA; translated from the exons ATGGCGAATAGTAATCTTCCTCGAAGGATCATCAAG GAAACTCAACGTCTTCTTAGTGAACCCG CTCCGGGGATAAGTGCGTCTCCGTCAGAGGAAAATATGCGCTACTTCAATGTTATGATTCTTGGTCCTACCCAGTCTCCTTATGAAG GTGGAGTTTTTAAGTTGGAGCTCTTTTTACCTGAAGAATATCCCATGGCAGCTCCCAAG GTTAGGTTTCTCACCAAGATTTACCATCCTAACATTGACAAG CTTGGAAGAATCTGCCTTGACATACTGAAAGACAAGTGGAGTCCTGCGCTGCAAATAAGAACTGTGCTCTTGAG TATTCAAGCTCTTCTAAGTGCACCAAACCCAGATGATCCCCTGTCTGAGAACATAGCTAAGCATTGGAAGAGTGATGAAGCAGAAGCTGTGGAGACAG CTAAGGAGTGGACTCGTCTATATGCAAGTGGCGCTTGA
- the LOC106343495 gene encoding dol-P-Man:Man(6)GlcNAc(2)-PP-Dol alpha-1,2-mannosyltransferase, with product MDLTTTRQRRPLLTGSSSSSPKPYSKTDKPGRSDGGDAEDRGLGWFLPFIALCYLRYMSATSNIVHDCDEVFNYWEPLHYLLYKSGFQTWEYSSNFALRSYLYILFHELAGRPAAWWFGDDKVRVFYAVRLFLGLVSAVSDTVLVVAISRKYGKRLGTYAVAMLCLTSGCFFASTSFLPSSFSMYAMSLSSGLLLFEKYAMAVAVSVVGVILGWPFSILAFLPVVIYSLAKRFKQAFISGAVTSIFVLGLSVLVDYYYYKRWTSSVLNLLVYNVLGGGESHLYGTEGPLFYIRNGFNNFNLCFVLAILFIALYPVIRRKYDRCLLVVISPMYVWLAFMSLQPHKEERFLYPIYPLICVSASAVIENIPELFREKYSTRENLLVTITKYLRPVILGIILCASHARTFSIINGYSAPLEVYKLLEHHDDAGPGSVLCVGSEWHRYPSSFFVPDYISEVRWIDDGFRGLLPFPFNNTLGGTAASPPYFNNKNQASDEQFLKNIESCTFLIELQLSRPYPYRGSDLSTWEAIAVLPYLDRELSPAKYRSFFIPYKWQEKNVFGKYVILRRVPK from the exons ATGGATCTAACGACGACGCGGCAGAGGCGCCCACTCCTAACCGGCTCTTCTTCATCTTCACCAAAGCCATACTCGAAGACTGATAAACCCGGCCGATCTGACGGCGGAGACGCGGAGGATCGCGGCCTCGGGTGGTTCTTGCCGTTTATAGCGCTATGCTATCTCCGTTACATGAGCGCGACTTCTAACATCGTTCACGACTGCGACGAAGTATTCAACTACTGGGAGCCTCTCCATTACCTTCTCTACAAGTCAGGATTTCAAACCTGGGAATACAG TTCCAACTTTGCTCTTCGCTCCTACTTATACATTCTCTTCCATGAATTGGCTGGGCGGCCTGCTGCTTGGTGGTTTGGTGATGACAAG GTTAGAGTTTTCTATGCGGTGAGACTTTTTCTCGGGCTGGTTTCTGCAGTGTCAGACACTGTCCTGGTTGTTGCGATCTCCAGAAAGTACGGGAAGCGTCTCGGGACGTATGCAGTTGCTATGCTCTGCTTAACTAGTGGCTGCTTCTTTGCTAGCACCA GTTTCCTCCCCAGTTCGTTCTCTATGTATGCCATGAGTCTCTCTTCTGGTTTGTTGCTTTTCGAGAAGTATGCCATGGCTGTTGCAGTTTCAGTTGTTGGTGTGATTCTTGGCTGGCCGTTTTCTATCCTGGCCTTTTTACCTGTTGTTATTTACTCTCTGGCTAAGAGATTCAAGCAAGCGTTTATCTCTGGCGCTGTCACCTCTATTTTCGTCCTT GGACTCTCAGTACTTGTGGATTACTATTACTACAAGAGATGGACATCTTCGGTTTTGAATCTCTTGGTGTACAATGTCTTAGGGGGTGGAGAAAGCCATCTCTATGGAACTGAAGGACCGTTGTTTTATATAAGAAATGGTTTTAACAACTTCAACTTGTGTTTCGTTTTGGCAATCTTGTTCATCGCACTATATCCTGTTATCAGAAGAAAGTATGACCGTTGCTTGCTTGTTGTGATTTCGCCAATGTATGTTTGGCTGGCGTTCATGTCACTTCAGCCCCACAAAGAAGAAAG GTTCCTTTATCCAATATACCCTCTTATATGTGTTTCTGCTTCTGCTGTTATTGAAAACATCCCTGAGCTGTTCCGAGAAAAGTATAGCACACGCGAAAATCTTCTGGTGACA ATAACCAAATACCTCCGACCTGTGATCCTTGGTATTATCTTATGTGCTTCACATGCTCGCACATTTTCTATAATTAATGGCTATTCCGCTCCCTTAGAGGTCTACAAGCTGCTGGAGCACCACGATGATGCTGGACCAG GTTCGGTTCTGTGTGTGGGAAGCGAATGGCATCGATACCCATCATCGTTTTTCGTGCCTGACTACATTAGCGAAGTACGTTGGATCGATGATGGGTTCCGGGGTCTTCTTCCATTCCCATTTAACAATACACTTGGAGGCACCGCAGCATCACCTCCATACTTCAACAACAAGAACCAAGCATCTGATGAACAATTT TTAAAGAACATCGAAAGTTGCACATTCCTCATTGAGTTGCAGCTAAGCAGACCGTATCCGTATCGAGGCAGCGACTTATCAACATGGGAG GCGATTGCTGTGCTACCATATCTGGACAGAGAGCTATCGCCAGCAAAGTATAGATCGTTCTTCATCCCATACAAGTGGCAAGAGAAAAACGTGTTCGGCAAATACGTAATACTAAGAAGAGTACCAAAATGA